The Deinococcus wulumuqiensis R12 genome has a window encoding:
- a CDS encoding IS630 family transposase (programmed frameshift) gives MRRVGGAGYGNDLRERIVEARHAGMSTREVAARFQVGVITVQEYLRKEKAGTLTERIRPPGRPRKMQPEHEEQLLKQVEERPDDTLQEHADKLFECTGFKTSYRTVDRVFRRHGITHKKTLVASERNEELRTQFQGDISAVLPTPAKLVFLDECGFNTALTRLYGRAPSHQRATGQTPRNWGKNQTLICALQASGPFAPLVIEGAVNGTIFEWYIREVLCPALTPGQVVVLDNLSAHHRASVKQLIEERGCTLLFLPPYSPDFNPIEMMFSKLKALIRAGQWREVHLLIEAIGLALSQVSLKDIFGWFTHVYRSISFCQML, from the exons CCCGTGAAGTGGCAGCGCGCTTTCAAGTTGGTGTGATCACGGTTCAGGAGTATCTCCGTAAAGAGAAGGCTGGGACACTCACTGAACGTATCCGTCCACCGGGCCGCCCCAGGAAGATGCAACCAGAACACGAAGAACAGCTCCTCAAGCAAGTTGAGGAGCGTCCAGACGACACTTTACAGGAGCATGCCGACAAGCTCTTTGAATGCACTGGTTTCAAAACGTCGTATCGCACCGTTGATCGCGTCTTCCGACGGCATGGGATCACCCAT AAAAAAACGCTGGTCGCCAGCGAGCGGAATGAGGAACTGCGAACGCAGTTCCAGGGCGATATTTCCGCTGTGCTTCCGACACCAGCAAAATTGGTTTTTTTGGACGAATGCGGCTTTAACACCGCGCTCACTCGTCTGTATGGCCGAGCGCCAAGTCATCAACGGGCAACAGGGCAGACTCCACGCAACTGGGGCAAAAATCAGACGCTGATTTGTGCACTCCAGGCGAGCGGTCCTTTTGCGCCGCTCGTTATTGAGGGTGCCGTAAACGGCACTATTTTCGAGTGGTACATCCGCGAAGTGTTGTGTCCAGCCCTGACCCCAGGGCAAGTGGTCGTGCTCGACAATCTCTCCGCGCATCATCGGGCCAGTGTGAAGCAACTGATTGAGGAGCGTGGGTGCACGCTCCTCTTCCTGCCGCCTTACAGCCCAGATTTCAATCCCATTGAGATGATGTTCTCCAAGCTCAAAGCCCTGATTCGTGCTGGCCAGTGGCGGGAAGTTCACCTTCTGATTGAGGCGATAGGTCTCGCCTTGTCTCAGGTGTCTCTCAAAGACATTTTTGGCTGGTTCACCCACGTATATCGCAGCATATCTTTCTGTCAAATGCTCTAA